A window of Flavobacteriales bacterium contains these coding sequences:
- the rpsJ gene encoding 30S ribosomal protein S10 produces the protein MSQKIRIKLQSYDHNLVDKSAEKIVKTVKSAGAVVSGPIPLPTHKRIYTVLRSPHVNKKSREQFQLCAHKRLMDIYSTSSNTIDALMKLELPSGVDVEIKV, from the coding sequence ATGAGTCAAAAAATAAGAATCAAGCTTCAATCGTATGATCACAATCTAGTAGACAAGTCTGCTGAGAAGATTGTAAAAACTGTAAAATCAGCTGGTGCTGTTGTTAGTGGTCCTATACCACTACCTACTCACAAGCGAATTTATACTGTTCTTCGTTCTCCTCACGTAAACAAAAAGTCTAGAGAGCAATTTCAATTGTGCGCTCATAAGAGATTGATGGATATTTATTCTACATCTTCTAACACCATCGATGCATTGATGAAGTTAGAGCTTCCAAGTGGAGTTGATGTTGAAATAAAAGTGTGA